From the genome of Pseudomonas putida:
AGTGATGTGCCTACGGCTAAAACCCGCCCTGCTTCGAACTGGTCGGCCATCTGGATCCTGCCGCTGATCGCGTTGATGATCGGCGGCTGGTTGGCCTGGCAGGCCTACCGCGATGCCGGCGTCGAGATCGAGGTGCGCTTCGAGACCGGCGAAGGCATCGTCGCCAACAAGACGGAAGTCATCTACAAAGGCATGCCGGTCGGCAAGGTCAAGGCGTTGGTGCTCGATGCCCAGGGCAGCAACCAGGGGGTGATCGCCACCATCGAGCTGAACAAGGCTGCCGAGCCGCACCTGACCACTGGCACGCGTTTCTGGCTGGTCAAGCCCAGCGTGACCCTGGCCGGTATCTCGGGCCTGGAGACGCTGGTCTCGGGCAACTACATTGCCGTGAGCCCCGGTGAAGGCGAGAAGACCAAGCGCTTCACCGCGCTGTCCGAGGCGCCGCCGCTGTCCGATAGCGAGCCCGGCCTGCACCTGACCCTCAAGGCCGACCGGCTCGGTTCGCTCAACCGCGACAGCCCGGTGTTCTACAAGCAGATCCAGGTCGGTGTGGTGAAGAGCTACCGGCTCACCGACGACCACGACACCGTCGAGGTCAAGGTCTTCATCCAGCCCGAATACGCCAACCTGGTGCGCAAGCACACGCGTTTCTGGAACGCCAGCGGCATCAGCATCGATGCCAACCTGTCCGGGGTCAAAGTGCGCAGCGAATCGTTGTCGAGCATCGTCGCCGGCGGTATCGCCTTCGCCACCCCGGAATACCGCAAGGACAGCCCGCCCACCGACCCGAGCCTGCCGTTTCGCCTGTATGACGACTTCGACGCCGCCCAGGCCGGGATCCGCGTCAAGGTCAAGCTCAGCGACTACGAAGGCCTGCAGGCCGGCCGCACGCCGGTCATGTACAAGGGCATCCAGGTCGGCTCGCTGAAGACCCTGAAGATGGAGGACAACCTCGGCAGTGCCATGGCCGAGCTGACCCTCGATCCGCTCACTGAAGACTACCTGGTCGACGGTACGCAGTTCTGGGTGGTCAAGCCGTCGATTTCCCTGGCGGGCATCACTGGCCTCGAGGCCCTGGTGAAGGGTAACTACATTGCCATCCGTCCAGGCGAGAAGGGCGCCAAGCCGCAACGTGAGTTCGAGGCGCGGGCCAAGGCCCCGCCGCTAGACCTCAAGGCCCCTGGCCTGCACCTGGTGCTGTTCGCCGATACCCTTGGTTCGCTGGAGGTCGGCAGTCCGGTCATGTACCGCCAGGTCAAGGTCGGCAGCGTGCAGAGCTACCAGTTCGCCCGTAACAGCAAGCGCATCCTGATCGGCGTGCACATCGAGAAGGAATACGAGAACCTGGTCAACGGTTCGTCGCGCTTCTGGAACGTCAGCGGCATCACCCTTACCGGTGGCCTGTCGGGCATCAAGATCAAGAGCGAGTCGCTGCAGACCTTGATGGCCGGTGGTATCGCCTTCGACACGCCCGCGCCCAACGTCGCGCTCAAACGGCGTATCCCGCGCTTCCGCCTGATGGAAAGCCTCGAGGAGGTGAACCGCAGCGGTACCTTGGTGACCATCCGTGTCGATCGCGCCGATGGCCTCAAGCCGGGTACGCCGATCCGCTTCAAGGGGCTGGACGTAGGTAGCGTCGAAAGCGTCGACCTGACCAACGACCTGCAGGCCGTCTTGCTGCGTGCGCGCATTACCGAGGCGGCGGACCGCATTGCCCGCGTCGGTACGCAATTCTGGGTGGTCAAGCCGGCCTTGGGCCTGGTGCGTACCGAAAACCTCGATACGCTGATCGGCGGCCAGTACCTGGAAGTGCAGCCGGCCGCCAAGGACAAGGGCCCGCAGCGTGACTTCATCGCCCTGGGCGAAGCGCCGGAGGTGGTAGGCACCGAAGTCGGCCTGCCATTGACCCTGAGCGCCCCACGGCGTGGTTCGATCAAGCCAGGCGTGCCCGTGACCTATCGCGAGGTGGCGGTGGGCAAGGTGACCGGCTTCGAACTGGGGCAGACCGCCGACCGGGTACTTATCCACATCCTCATCGAGCCCCGCTACGCGGCATTGGTGCGCGGTGGCAGCCGCTTCTGGAACAGCAGTGGATTCGGTTTCGACTGGGGGCTGTTCAAAGGCGCGACCGTGCGCACGGAGTCGCTTGAGACGCTGATCGATGGTGGTATTGCCTTTGCCACGCCAGAGGGCGAGCAGATGGGCAATCCGGCCCGACCACAGCAGACCTTCGCCCTGTTCGAAAAGCCAGAAGATGCCTGGCTGCAGTGGGCACCGAAGATTCCCTTAGGCAAGTAGCAGCGACGCAAACCCCTGTGTAGGAGCGGCCTTGTGCCGCGAAGGGTCGCAACGCGGTCCCCAGGCACCGGGCTTACTTCGAACGGGGCCGCTTTGCGGCCCATCGCGGCACAAGGCCGCTCCTACATGCAGGCAATAAAAAACCGACCCTAGGGTCGGTTTTTCGACTGAAACGTCGCTTAGGCAGCTGCAGCTTCTTTCAGCGCCTTGATGTGGCCATTCAGACGGCCTTTGTGGCGAGCAGCTTTGTTCTTGTGGATGATGCCCTTGTCGGCCATACGGTCGATTACAGGCACAGCCAGAACGTAAGCGGCTTGCGCTTTGTCGGCGTCTTTTGCGTCGATGGCTTTGACTACATTCTTGATGTAGGTGCGGACCATGGAACGCAGGCTGGCGTTGTGGCTGCGACGCTTCTCAGCCTGTTTTGCACGTTTCTTGGCGGAAGGTGAGTTGGCCACCGTCGAGCTCCTCGAAAGACTTTAGGTAAATAGCAAACAAAATAGGCCGCGAATCATGCCGATGAGTCGAGCGGATGTCAAGGCCACCTGCAGGGATCCGCTGAGCGGTGGGTCTTCGCGCCGGAAAGATTCCTTTCTGCCGCGTGACCTGTAAACTCGGGAATTTTTGGTTCCCCTGCGAAGGCGCGGGAGTATCGCACATTCGGGCGCGCTCTGGCAGCGTCCCCTGCCATTGGCGTGAAACTTTTCGATGAACCTGCTCAAATCCCTGGCCGCGGTCAGCTCCATCACCATGATTTCACGGGTGCTGGGCTTCGTGCGCGACACCATCCTGGCGCGGATCTTCGGTGCCGGCATCGCCACCGACGCCTTTTTCATTGCCTTCAAGCTGCCCAATCTGCTGCGCCGGATCTTCGCCGAGGGTGCCTTTTCCCAGGCGTTCGTGCCGATCCTGGCCGAATACAAGACCCAGCAAGGCGAGGAGGCCACCCGCACGTTCGTCGCCTATGTCAGTGGCCTGCTGACCCTGGTCCTGGCCCTGGTCACCGCCGTCGGCATCCTGGCCGCGCCCTGGGTGGTGTGGGTCACCGCGCCGGGTTTTGTCGACAGCGCCGAAAAATACGACCTGACCACTGCCCTGTTGCAGGTGACGTTTCCTTATATATTGCTGATCTCGCTGTCGTCGCTGGTGGGCGCGATCCTCAATACCTGGAACCGCTTCTCGGTGCCGGCGTTCACGCCGACCCTGCTCAACGTGGCGATGATCGGCTTCGCCCTGTTCGTCACGCCCTACTGCGATCCACCGATCATGGCGCTCGCCTGGGGCGTGCTGGCGGGTGGCCTGGCGCAGCTGTTGTACCAACTGCCAGCGTTGAAGAAGATCGGCATGCTCGTGCTGCCCCGCCTCAACCTGCGCGACACCGGCGTGTGGCGCGTGCTCAAGCAGATGCTGCCGGCGATCCTCGGCGTTTCGGTGAGCCAGATCTCGTTGATCATCAACACCATCTTCGCCTCGTTCCTGGTGGCAGGCTCGGTATCCTGGATGTACTACGCCGACCGCCTCATGGAGCTGCCCTCCGGCGTGCTCGGCGTGGCCCTGGGCACCATCCTGCTGCCGACCCTGGCCAAGACCTACGCCAACAAGGACCGCGAGGAATACTCGCGGATCCTCGACTGGGGCCTGCGCCTGTGCTTCCTGCTGGTGCTGCCGTGTACCCTGGCCCTGGCGATCCTGGCCGAGCCACTGACCGTCAGCCTGTTCCAGTACGGCAAATTCAGCGCCACCGACGCGGCCATGACCCAACGCGCGCTGGTGGCCTATTCCGTCGGCCTGATGGCGATCATCCTGGTCAAGGTACTGGCACCGGGCTTCTATGCGCAGCAGAATATCCGCACGCCCGTGCGCATCGCGATTTTCACCCTGGTCTGCACCCAGCTGTTCAACCTGGCGCTGATCGGCCCGCTCAAGCATGCGGGCCTGGCGTTGGCGATCAGCCTCGGTGCCTGCCTGAACGCCGGCCTGCTGTACTGGAAGCTGCGCAGCCACAAGATGTTCCAGCCGCAGCCGGGGTGGGCCATGTTCCTGGCCAAGCTGGTGCTGGCGGTGACGCTGATGTCCGGAGTGCTGCTGCTGGGCATGCATTACATGCCGGCCTGGGCGCAGGGCCACATGCTCGAGCGTTTCCTGCGTTTGGGCGCGCTGATCCTGGCGGGCGTGGTGACGTACTTCGGCTGCCTGTACCTGTGCGGTTTCCGCCCACGGCATTTTGCCCGTCGGGCCTTGCACTGACGGCGCAGGTCGGCCAGGCGTCGGTTTTTCGTATTCCATGCCACCCCTGGGCGTTGGCGCCTGTCGCCGAGGCCCGGGTGTGGTTATAATCGGCCACTTTATGAGCAAGAAGCGCGTTATGCAGCTGGTTCGAGGTCTTCACAACCTGCGCCCCGAGCACCGGGGCTGTGTCGCCACCATTGGCAACTTCGACGGGGTACATCGAGGCCACCAGGCAATCCTGGCGCGCCTGCGCGAGCGTGGTCAGGCCCTGGGCCTGCCGACCTGCGTGGTGATCTTCGAGCCACAGCCGCGCGAATACTTCGCCCCCGATGCCGCCCCGGCCCGCCTGGCGCGCCTGCGCGACAAGGTCGAGCTGCTGGCCGGCGAAGGTATCGACCGGGTCCTGTGCCTGGCCTTCAACCAGCGCCTGAGCAAGCTCAGCGCCGATGCCTTCGTCAAGGCGATCCTGGTCGACGGCCTCGGCGTGCGGCATCTCGAAGTGGGTGACGACTTCCGCTTCGGCTGCGACCGCGCTGGCGATTTCGCCTTCCTGATCGAGGCTGGCAAGCAGTACGGTTTCACCGTCGAGGCCGCCAACACGGTGATCCAGGATGGCCTGCGGGTCAGCAGCACGGAAGTACGCAAGGCCCTGGCGGCCGCCGACTTCGAACTCGCCGAACACCTGCTTGGTCGCCCCTACAGCATTACCGGGCGCGTGCTGCATGGCCAGAAACTGGCGCGCCAGCTCGGCACGCCCACTGCCAACATCCAGCTAAAGCGCCGCCGCGTGCCGCTGTCCGGGGTCTACCTGGCCAGCATCGAGATCGACGGCAAGGCCTGGCCGGGCGTCGGCAACATCGGCGTGCGCCCCACCGTGAACGGTGACGGGCGCCCGCACCTCGAGATTCATCTACTGGATTATGCCGGCGATCTCTATGGCCGGCGCCTGACGGTGGAGTTCCACCACAAGCTGCGTGAAGAGCAGCGTTTCGCCTCCCTGGAGGCGCTGAAGTCGGCGATCGACGCGGACATCGCCGCCGCACGTGCACATTGGCACGCTCAACCGCTAACGAAGAGCCTGAAATGACCGACTACAAAGCCACGCTAAACCTTCCGGACACCGCCTTCCCCATGAAGGCCGGCCTGCCTCAGCGCGAACCGCAGATCCTGCAGCGCTGGGACAGCATTGGCCTGTACCAGAAGCTGCGCGAAATTGGCAAGGATCGTCCGAAGTTCGTCCTGCACGACGGCCCGCCCTATGCCAACGGCAAGATCCACATCGGTCATGCACTGAACAAGATCCTCAAGGACATGATCGTCCGCTCCAAGACCCTGTCCGGCTTCGACGCCCCGTACGTACCGGGCTGGGACTGCCACGGCCTGCCAATCGAGCACAAGGTCGAGGTCACCCATGGCAAGCACCTGACCGCCGACCGCACCCGCGAGCTGTGCCGCGAATACGCCGCCGAGCAGATCGAAGGCCAGAAGACCGAGTTCATCCGCCTGGGCGTGCTGGGCGACTGGGACAACCCCTACAAGACCATGAACTTCGCCAACGAAGCCGGTGAAATCCGCGCCCTGGCCGAGATGGTCAAGCAAGGCTTCGTGTTCAAGGGCCTCAAGCCCGTGAACTGGTGCTTCGATTGCGGTTCGGCCCTGGCCGAAGCCGAGGTCGAGTACGCCGACAAGAAATCCCAGACCATCGACGTGGCCTTCCCAGCCGCCGACGAGGCCAAGCTGGCCGCCGCCTTCGGCCTGGCCGCGCTGGCCAAGCCGGCCGCCATCGTGATCTGGACCACCACTGCGTGGACCATCCCAGCCAACCAGGCGCTGAACATCCACCCGGAGTTCCAGTACGCCCTGGTCGACACCGGCGAGCGCCTGCTGGTGCTGGCCGAAGAGCTGGTCGAGTCGTGCCTCAAGCGCTACAACCTCGAAGGCTCGGTCATCGCCACCGCCCCGGGCTCGGCCCTGGAGCTGGTCAACTTCCGCCACCCGTTCTACGACCGCCTGTCGCCGGTGTACCTGGCCGACTACGTCGAGCTGGGCGCCGGTACCGGCGTGGTCCACTCCGCGCCTGCCTACGGCGAAGACGACTTCGTCACCTGCAAGCGCTACGGCATGGTCAACGACGACATTCTCACCCCGGTGCAGAGCAACGGCGTGTACGTCGAGTCGCTGCCGTTCTTCGGCGGCCAGTTCATCTGGAAGGCCAACCCGGCCATCGTCGACAAGCTGAGCGAAGTCGGTGCGCTGATGCACACCGAAACCATCAGCCACAGCTACATGCACTGCTGGCGCCACAAGACCCCGCTGATCTACCGCGCCACCGCGCAGTGGTTCGTCGGCATGGACAAGCAACCGAGCACCGGCGAGCCGCTGCGCGAGCGTGCCCTCAAGGCCATCGAGGACACCAAGTTCGTCCCGGCCTGGGGCCAGGCGCGCCTGCACTCGATGATCGCCAACCGCCCGGACTGGTGCATCTCGCGTCAGCGTAACTGGGGTGTGCCGATCCCGTTCTTCCTCAACAAGCAGACCGGCGAACTGCACCCACGCACCGTCGAGCTGATGGAAGAAGTGGCCAAGCGCGTCGAGCAAGAAGGCATCGAGGCCTGGTTCAAGCTGGACGCCGCCGAACTGCTCGGCGAGGAAGCCGGCCAGTACGACAAGATCGCCGACACCCTGGACGTGTGGTTCGACTCCGGCACCACGCACTGGCACGTGCTGCGTGGCTCGCACAACATCGGCCACGCCACCGGCCCGCGCGCCGACCTGTACCTGGAAGGCTCCGACCAGCATCGCGGCTGGTTCCACTCCTCGTTGCTGACCGGCTGCGCCATCGACGGCCATGCGCCGTACCGCGAGCTGCTGACCCACGGCTTCACCGTGGACGAGAGCGGCCGCAAGATGTCCAAGTCGCTGGGCAACACCATCGAGCCGGAGAAGGTCAACAACACCCTGGGCGCCGACATCCTGCGCCTGTGGGTTGCCGCCACCGACTACTCCGGGGAGATGGCCGTGTCCGAGCAGATCCTGCAGCGCAGCGCCGACGCCTACCGGCGTATCCGCAACACCGCGCGCTTCCTGCTCTCCAACCTGTCCGGCTTCGACCCTGCCCGCGACCTGCTGGCCCCAGCGGACATGCTGGCGCTGGACCGTTGGGCCGTCGACCGCACCTTGCTGCTGCAACGCGAGCTGGAAGAGCACTACAGCGAGTACCGTTTCTGGAACGTCTATTCGAAGATCCACAACTTCTGCGTACAGGAGCTGGGCGGCTTCTACCTCGATATCATCAAGGACCGCCAGTACACCACCGGCGCCAACAGCGTCGCCCGTCGTTCCTGCCAGACCGCGCTGTACCACATCAGCGAGGCGCTGGTGCGCTGGATCGCGCCGATCCTGGCGTTCACCGCCGACGAAATCTGGCAGTACCTGCCGGGCGAGCGTAACGAGTCGGTGATGCTCAACGGCTGGTACCAAGGCCTGACCGAGCTGCCTGAAGGCACCGAGCTGGACCGCGCCTACTGGGACCGCGTGATGGCGGTCAAGGCCGCGGTGAACAAGGAGCTGGAAAACCAGCGCAGTGCCAAGGTCATCGGCGGCAACCTGCAGGCCGAAGTCACCCTGTTCGCCGAGCAAGGCCTGAGCGCCGACCTGGCCAAGCTGGGCGACGAACTGCGCTTCGTGCTGATCACCTCGGCCGCCAGCGTGGTGCCGTTCGCGCAGGCCCCGGCTGAAGCCGTGGCCACCGAAGTCGAAGGCCTCAAGCTGCAAGTGGTCAAGTCCGGCTATGCCAAGTGCGGCCGTTGCTGGCACTTCCGCGCCGACGTCGGCAGCCATCCGGAGCATCCGGAAATCTGCTCGCGTTGCGTCGACAACCTGAGCGGCTCCGGTGAGGTGCGCCACTATGCCTAACCCCTCGGCAGGGCGCTTCGGGCGCCTTCCATGGCTGTGGCTGAGCTTGCTGGTACTGGTCCTCGACCAGGCCACCAAGCTGTATTTCAACAACGCACTGACCATGTATCAGCAGATCGTGGTCATTCCCGACTACTTCAGCTGGACCTTGGCCTACAACACTGGCGCCGCTTTCAGCTTCCTGGCCGACGGCGCCGGCTGGCAGCGCTGGCTGTTCGCCCTGATCGCCGTGGTGGTCAGTGCGGTGCTGGTGGTCTGGCTCAAGCGCCTGGGGCGCGGCGAGACCTGGCTGGCCGTGGCGCTGGCGCTGGTGCTCGGTGGAGCGATCGGCAACCTGTACGACCGCATCGTACTGGGCCACGTGGTCGACTTCATCCTGGTGCACTGGCAGAACCGCCATTACTTCCCGGCCTTCAACCTGGCCGACAGCGCCATCACCGTCGGTGCGGTGATGCTGGCGCTGGATATGTTCAAGAGCAAGAAGTCGGAGGATCCTGTCCATGACTGACACCCGTATCGGCCAGAACACCGAAGTCACCCTGCACTTCGCTCTGCACCTGGAAAACGGCGACACCGTCGACAGCACCTTCGACAAGGCCCCGGCCACCTTCAAGGTCGGCGACGGCAACTTGCTGCCAGGCTTCGAAGCTGCGTTGTTCGGCTTCAAGGCCGGCGACAAGCGCACCGTGGTGGTTGAGCCGGAAAACGCCTTCGGTCAACCGAACCCGCAGAACGTGCAGACCATGCCGCGGTCCCAATTCGAGGGCATGGAGTTGTCCGAAGGCCTGCTGATCATCTTCAACGACGCCGCCAACACCGAGCTGCCGGGTGTGGTCAAAGCGTTCGACGATGGCCAGGTGACCATCGACTTCAATCACCCATTGGCTGGCAAGACCCTGACCTTCGAGGTGGAGATCCTCGAGGTGAAGGCCCTGTAAGCCTGGAGCCGAGCATGCAAATCAAACTCGCCAACCCTCGCGGCTTCTGCGCGGGGGTCGACCGGGCGATCGAGATCGTCAACCGCGCGTTGGAAGTCTTCGGCCCGCCGATCTACGTGCGTCACGAAGTGGTGCACAACAAGTTCGTGGTCGAAGACCTGCGCAACCGCGGCGCCATCTTCGTCGAAGAGCTGGACCAGGTGCCGGACGATGTCATCGTCATCTTCAGCGCCCACGGTGTTTCCCAGGCCGTGCGCCAGGAAGCCGCTGGCCGTGGCCTGAAGGTGTTCGACGCCACCTGCCCGCTGGTGACCAAGGTGCACATCGAGGTCGCCAAGTACAGCCGCGATGGCCGTGAGTGCATTCTCATCGGCCACGAAGGGCACCCGGAAGTCGAAGGCACCATGGGGCAATACGACGCCAGCAACGGCGGCGCCATCTACCTTGTCGAAGACGAGGAAGACGTTGGCCAGCTGCAGGTGCGCGACCCGGACCACCTGG
Proteins encoded in this window:
- a CDS encoding PqiB family protein, whose protein sequence is MSDVPTAKTRPASNWSAIWILPLIALMIGGWLAWQAYRDAGVEIEVRFETGEGIVANKTEVIYKGMPVGKVKALVLDAQGSNQGVIATIELNKAAEPHLTTGTRFWLVKPSVTLAGISGLETLVSGNYIAVSPGEGEKTKRFTALSEAPPLSDSEPGLHLTLKADRLGSLNRDSPVFYKQIQVGVVKSYRLTDDHDTVEVKVFIQPEYANLVRKHTRFWNASGISIDANLSGVKVRSESLSSIVAGGIAFATPEYRKDSPPTDPSLPFRLYDDFDAAQAGIRVKVKLSDYEGLQAGRTPVMYKGIQVGSLKTLKMEDNLGSAMAELTLDPLTEDYLVDGTQFWVVKPSISLAGITGLEALVKGNYIAIRPGEKGAKPQREFEARAKAPPLDLKAPGLHLVLFADTLGSLEVGSPVMYRQVKVGSVQSYQFARNSKRILIGVHIEKEYENLVNGSSRFWNVSGITLTGGLSGIKIKSESLQTLMAGGIAFDTPAPNVALKRRIPRFRLMESLEEVNRSGTLVTIRVDRADGLKPGTPIRFKGLDVGSVESVDLTNDLQAVLLRARITEAADRIARVGTQFWVVKPALGLVRTENLDTLIGGQYLEVQPAAKDKGPQRDFIALGEAPEVVGTEVGLPLTLSAPRRGSIKPGVPVTYREVAVGKVTGFELGQTADRVLIHILIEPRYAALVRGGSRFWNSSGFGFDWGLFKGATVRTESLETLIDGGIAFATPEGEQMGNPARPQQTFALFEKPEDAWLQWAPKIPLGK
- the rpsT gene encoding 30S ribosomal protein S20, with translation MANSPSAKKRAKQAEKRRSHNASLRSMVRTYIKNVVKAIDAKDADKAQAAYVLAVPVIDRMADKGIIHKNKAARHKGRLNGHIKALKEAAAA
- the murJ gene encoding murein biosynthesis integral membrane protein MurJ, producing MNLLKSLAAVSSITMISRVLGFVRDTILARIFGAGIATDAFFIAFKLPNLLRRIFAEGAFSQAFVPILAEYKTQQGEEATRTFVAYVSGLLTLVLALVTAVGILAAPWVVWVTAPGFVDSAEKYDLTTALLQVTFPYILLISLSSLVGAILNTWNRFSVPAFTPTLLNVAMIGFALFVTPYCDPPIMALAWGVLAGGLAQLLYQLPALKKIGMLVLPRLNLRDTGVWRVLKQMLPAILGVSVSQISLIINTIFASFLVAGSVSWMYYADRLMELPSGVLGVALGTILLPTLAKTYANKDREEYSRILDWGLRLCFLLVLPCTLALAILAEPLTVSLFQYGKFSATDAAMTQRALVAYSVGLMAIILVKVLAPGFYAQQNIRTPVRIAIFTLVCTQLFNLALIGPLKHAGLALAISLGACLNAGLLYWKLRSHKMFQPQPGWAMFLAKLVLAVTLMSGVLLLGMHYMPAWAQGHMLERFLRLGALILAGVVTYFGCLYLCGFRPRHFARRALH
- the ribF gene encoding bifunctional riboflavin kinase/FAD synthetase, yielding MQLVRGLHNLRPEHRGCVATIGNFDGVHRGHQAILARLRERGQALGLPTCVVIFEPQPREYFAPDAAPARLARLRDKVELLAGEGIDRVLCLAFNQRLSKLSADAFVKAILVDGLGVRHLEVGDDFRFGCDRAGDFAFLIEAGKQYGFTVEAANTVIQDGLRVSSTEVRKALAAADFELAEHLLGRPYSITGRVLHGQKLARQLGTPTANIQLKRRRVPLSGVYLASIEIDGKAWPGVGNIGVRPTVNGDGRPHLEIHLLDYAGDLYGRRLTVEFHHKLREEQRFASLEALKSAIDADIAAARAHWHAQPLTKSLK
- the ileS gene encoding isoleucine--tRNA ligase; protein product: MTDYKATLNLPDTAFPMKAGLPQREPQILQRWDSIGLYQKLREIGKDRPKFVLHDGPPYANGKIHIGHALNKILKDMIVRSKTLSGFDAPYVPGWDCHGLPIEHKVEVTHGKHLTADRTRELCREYAAEQIEGQKTEFIRLGVLGDWDNPYKTMNFANEAGEIRALAEMVKQGFVFKGLKPVNWCFDCGSALAEAEVEYADKKSQTIDVAFPAADEAKLAAAFGLAALAKPAAIVIWTTTAWTIPANQALNIHPEFQYALVDTGERLLVLAEELVESCLKRYNLEGSVIATAPGSALELVNFRHPFYDRLSPVYLADYVELGAGTGVVHSAPAYGEDDFVTCKRYGMVNDDILTPVQSNGVYVESLPFFGGQFIWKANPAIVDKLSEVGALMHTETISHSYMHCWRHKTPLIYRATAQWFVGMDKQPSTGEPLRERALKAIEDTKFVPAWGQARLHSMIANRPDWCISRQRNWGVPIPFFLNKQTGELHPRTVELMEEVAKRVEQEGIEAWFKLDAAELLGEEAGQYDKIADTLDVWFDSGTTHWHVLRGSHNIGHATGPRADLYLEGSDQHRGWFHSSLLTGCAIDGHAPYRELLTHGFTVDESGRKMSKSLGNTIEPEKVNNTLGADILRLWVAATDYSGEMAVSEQILQRSADAYRRIRNTARFLLSNLSGFDPARDLLAPADMLALDRWAVDRTLLLQRELEEHYSEYRFWNVYSKIHNFCVQELGGFYLDIIKDRQYTTGANSVARRSCQTALYHISEALVRWIAPILAFTADEIWQYLPGERNESVMLNGWYQGLTELPEGTELDRAYWDRVMAVKAAVNKELENQRSAKVIGGNLQAEVTLFAEQGLSADLAKLGDELRFVLITSAASVVPFAQAPAEAVATEVEGLKLQVVKSGYAKCGRCWHFRADVGSHPEHPEICSRCVDNLSGSGEVRHYA
- the lspA gene encoding signal peptidase II, which translates into the protein MPNPSAGRFGRLPWLWLSLLVLVLDQATKLYFNNALTMYQQIVVIPDYFSWTLAYNTGAAFSFLADGAGWQRWLFALIAVVVSAVLVVWLKRLGRGETWLAVALALVLGGAIGNLYDRIVLGHVVDFILVHWQNRHYFPAFNLADSAITVGAVMLALDMFKSKKSEDPVHD
- the fkpB gene encoding FKBP-type peptidyl-prolyl cis-trans isomerase; translated protein: MTDTRIGQNTEVTLHFALHLENGDTVDSTFDKAPATFKVGDGNLLPGFEAALFGFKAGDKRTVVVEPENAFGQPNPQNVQTMPRSQFEGMELSEGLLIIFNDAANTELPGVVKAFDDGQVTIDFNHPLAGKTLTFEVEILEVKAL
- the ispH gene encoding 4-hydroxy-3-methylbut-2-enyl diphosphate reductase, producing the protein MQIKLANPRGFCAGVDRAIEIVNRALEVFGPPIYVRHEVVHNKFVVEDLRNRGAIFVEELDQVPDDVIVIFSAHGVSQAVRQEAAGRGLKVFDATCPLVTKVHIEVAKYSRDGRECILIGHEGHPEVEGTMGQYDASNGGAIYLVEDEEDVGQLQVRDPDHLAFVTQTTLSMDDTSRVIDALRARFPNIGGPRKDDICYATQNRQDAVKQLAGECDVVLVVGSPNSSNSNRLRELAERMGTPAYLIDGAEDLQRGWFGDAAQIGITAGASAPEVLVRGVIEQLKAWGATGAEELDGRPENITFSMPKELRVRSLI